AAGTGGGTGAAAGGTATCTCCGATTAGCCTCAGGATAAAAATTTAGACGCAGCATTCTACCGACCTCATCGGTCACTGTCGAGCCGATCCCTAACATAGGTCAGGCTTTACCCTAAAAACTCAGTTAACTGCTAAAAAAATGGTCAATCAAGCAGCCAACGCTTCCAGAAATGGGGACGTTAATCGGTTTTTCAAGAGAAACTAGTCTTTTTTCTGAATTAAACGAGAAAACTAGATCCAAGTCCGGTTTTGTTCCTCATTTTCGTTACACAACTAAACACACCTGTAACAAAAAACATTACCCTAAGTTATCAGTAGTACCTCAGTTACAGGGAATGTAATGTCACCTTTTCGTCGAGCCAATGCCTACCTGTTTATTCTCTACCTGTTCTGCCTAATTGTCGGCTCGCGGTGGGTATGGAATTACCACTATCACTTACTACTCGACGAACATCAGGCACAACTCGATCGCTTTGCTAGCCATATTGCTTCAAGACTCGACAAATACGCTCACCTCCCTCAATTGCTGGCTAAAGACACTGAGCTAATTTCTGCCTTGATGCAGCCGGACAACCCAGCCCAACTCGACATCACAAACCGCTATCTAGAAAACGTCAATAACATCATCCAAGCGTCCGATACTTATTTGATTGATCGGGTCGGCAACACCATTGCGGCCAGCAACTGGAATTTGGAGCGCTCGTTTATTGGCAAAAACTTTTCGTGGCGCCCCTATTTTTCAGAAGCGGTGAAAGGCAACTCCAGCCAGTATTTCGCGCTCGGCTCCACCTCTGGGCAAAGAGGCTACTACTATTCATTCCCCGTTGTGTACGCGGGCGAAATAGCGGGCGTTATTGTGGTCAAGATGGACCTGTCTGCAATCGAAAAGAACTGGAAGGGTAAACAAAATACGTTTGTTGCTACTGACAACTACGACGTGATTTTCATGTCGAGCAACCCACAATGGTTATTTAAAAGCCTGCTCACTCTGACAGAAGCGGAACGGAATCAGATTTCCAACAGCCGACAATACCTAGATAAAGACATAAAATCTCTCGGGCTGGTTGGCCAACTCGATAAGGCCCAGTCCGAGCTTGAAAATCATTTGCTCGGCTGGATACAAGGCGACTACATTGTCTCCAGTCGCACGCTTTCCTTGCTCGATCTTACCATTCGTGTTTTGACTGAAAAGATAACGGTTTTTTGGTCTACGCTAAGTTTCGCCCTGATACTGACTCTGCTGTTTGTGATTGCATTTTTAACACTGCAACTGACCTATCAAAGACATCTCAAAAAGCGTCAGTTTGAACAATTGCAGTCTGAAGCAAAGCAAAAGCTGGAATTTCTGGTTCTTGAACGAACGTCTGAATTACAGGCCGAAGTGTTGGAGCGTTCTCGCACCGAACAAATGCTACGTCAAACACAAGACGAGTTAATCCAAACCGCTAAACTTGCCGTTCTCGGTCAGATGTCAGCCAGTATCAGTCATGAGTTAAATAATCCACTCGCCGCGATTCGAAGCTTTGCAGACAATGGCCGCCGCTTTTTGGATAAGAACAAACTTGATCGTGTCGACGATAATCTCAGTCGAATCTCAGCATTGACTGACCGGATGGCAAAAATTAGCAATCAGTTAAAATCCTTTACGCGTAAATCAGACACGAGCGACAAAAGTGTTCTCGATATCGAACCTATCCTGCTCTCAGCGAAGGAACTGGTTGCACCTCAGATAAAGTCTTATCGGGTAGAATTCGCCACGCAATTTAATCACACCACAGCAGCGGCCGAGGTCAATGCGATTCAGC
This window of the Vibrio neptunius genome carries:
- a CDS encoding GHKL domain-containing protein is translated as MSPFRRANAYLFILYLFCLIVGSRWVWNYHYHLLLDEHQAQLDRFASHIASRLDKYAHLPQLLAKDTELISALMQPDNPAQLDITNRYLENVNNIIQASDTYLIDRVGNTIAASNWNLERSFIGKNFSWRPYFSEAVKGNSSQYFALGSTSGQRGYYYSFPVVYAGEIAGVIVVKMDLSAIEKNWKGKQNTFVATDNYDVIFMSSNPQWLFKSLLTLTEAERNQISNSRQYLDKDIKSLGLVGQLDKAQSELENHLLGWIQGDYIVSSRTLSLLDLTIRVLTEKITVFWSTLSFALILTLLFVIAFLTLQLTYQRHLKKRQFEQLQSEAKQKLEFLVLERTSELQAEVLERSRTEQMLRQTQDELIQTAKLAVLGQMSASISHELNNPLAAIRSFADNGRRFLDKNKLDRVDDNLSRISALTDRMAKISNQLKSFTRKSDTSDKSVLDIEPILLSAKELVAPQIKSYRVEFATQFNHTTAAAEVNAIQLEQVLINLITNAAQAVEKQDERIVELRTEQTEASIMIYIDDNGPGIKIDQAKHLFEPFFTTKKNGLGLGLSISQQIIKAMDGQLTVETSPYGGARFAIQLPFHVSTVRDNAKES